Proteins from a genomic interval of Lolium perenne isolate Kyuss_39 chromosome 1, Kyuss_2.0, whole genome shotgun sequence:
- the LOC127327558 gene encoding homeobox-DDT domain protein RLT2, producing MDSSGDGGDEGAGPAAGSPAPASSAPPAAGAATGGASGSSGKLPAKRVMKTPYQLDVLERTYAEDPYPNETMRVELSVRLGLTDRQLQMWFCHRRLKDRKLPGKRQQQQEEEEVAVPVMAPPPVLQQALPHGELTLGSASSYGQQLLPSSRRGPGRSSAVPRISAPEVGRRYYEPQQLMLSPVAPVQITRAAQQVVDTVEHLIGEPLREDGPMLGLTFDPPPPGAFGAPIVQEQPKQTFRSRETNMFSGHDPKLMKASTFLPNIDPSVPSIVTGKRKYMAANSSQLGSRAVHEYQFLPEQPSEIYERTSQSRFYDVSPEASNSRISSLSAGSRLLHGSEQVPSYAYHGQISGSSHLNQHGKPFISQSGSTDYEMASSNINVSSAPIEGQFGIPQVAGFENPPASSEGVDYHDEDAYRLDRKRKYTEESKIAKEVETHEKRIRKELEKQDVLKRKREEQMRKEVERLDRERKKEEEKFMREKQREEERLQKEKCRENKRMEKFLVKESMRAEKLRQKEELRKEKEAARQKVANEKATARRIAREYMELMEDERLELMELVSRSKGLPSMLSLDSDTLQQLDSFRGMLTQFPTEAVILKVPFSVKPWTSSESNIGNLLMVWKFFFTFADVLELPSFTLDEFVQSLHDYDSRLLGELHVGLLKCIIKDIEDVARTSSVVSGVNQSSSVNPGGGHPQIVEGAYAWGFNILIWQRHLTCLTWPEILRQFGLSAGFGPQLKKRNAEAAYHDDNEGHNSEDVISTLRNGSAAVKSAALMKERGYTNRRKSRHRLTPGTVKFAAFHVLSLEGSEGLSILEVAEKIQNSGLRDLTTSKTPEASISAALSRDTKLFERTAPCTYCVKTPYRKDPADSESVFSAAREKIRVFQNAILECEEVEKDVDDAERGDDDSECDEADDDPDGDEVNIEEKDVNASLVRSKDDGIPTAAGDINDEVKSVVNTSMPPSPHSKSPSDSLLALDKSTAVSTSSDPPIGVSQDTEIDESNQGESWVQGLSEGDYSDLSVEERLNALVALIGVATEGNSMRAVLEERLEAANALKKQMWAESQLDKRRSREEFAGRMQHYSCTSLKADADQENNIGECTLNPVHNLIKENGGEASSVNNDSLVDQQSQLNAGNMVHEGNGVSRESNTNPESLSVQQYASSEKTRSQLKLFIGHKAEQLYVYRSLPLGQDRRRNRYWQFSTSLSPNDPGSGRIFFESVDGYWRLIDSAEAFDALVASLDTRGIRESHLHSMLQSIEATFKDAIERKKCATIEQPAGRILRNGSSELISPNHSNEFGSPCSTLSGVVSDPAMACSGSFKIELGRNDLEKVAISKRACMFLKWMWRECNNHQSMRAMKYGKKRCSELIHCCDYCYQIYLTEEKHCSSCHKTLKSIHNFSEHTSQCEEKRRTDANWKIQISDDSVPIRLRLLKLLLATFEASVPAEALQLFWTDGYRKSWGVKLLSTSSIEEVFQMLTVLEGALRRDYLSSNFETTAELLKSNIPDFADQNFIARSESVDVLPWVPDTAAAVTLRLLDLDSALSYTLEQKAGLNKEREAGDFIKFPSRYTAVKNKQEVELVGATGFDHHDGARLTSSNGRGRGGRGRGRGGGRGRGRGGRSLSRGGKLPRDSSNSPKVEFRDDNDKAPYKQVGRGRGRGRGRGRGRGRGRGPRTVRPRQPAELGARSVPKANLLGSFGMLSTSKPTTVHSPQSSGAEEWGLERRANAEVDENNSVSQSDESEGNEEYDQPMHEDSDEQLPDYSRDNSASSPLQMMDDESEDNGEDDEDNGEDDEEGEDGVDYDAEHPVDEGNDDTEMSGDEELDDDDEDDDDGGGQGGVGNINDDEDGSSYSSEYSE from the exons ATGGATTCCTCCGGCGACGGAGGGGACGAGGGAGCCGGGCCGGCGGCGGGGAGCCCTGCCCCGGCGTCGTCGGCGCCGCCCGCGGCGGGGGCTGCCACCGGTGGGGCCTCTGGATCCAGCGGGAAGTTGCCGGCGAAGCGCGTGATGAAGACGCCCTACCAGTTGGACGTCCTCGAGAGGACGTACGCAG AGGACCCGTACCCGAACGAGACGATGCGGGTGGAGCTGTCCGTGAGGCTGGGGCTGACGGACAGGCAGCTGCAGATGTGGTTCTGCCACCGGCGGCTTAAGGACCGGAAGCTGCCGGGgaagaggcagcagcagcaggaggaggaagaggttgCCGTGCCGGTCATGGCGCCCCCGCCCGTGCTGCAGCAGGCGCTGCCGCACGGCGAGCTGACGCTGGGTTCTGCTAGTTCGTACGGTCAACAGCTGCTGCCCTCCTCCCGGAGAGGACCTGGCCGCTCGTCTGCTGTGCCAAGGATTTCCGCCCCGGAGGTTGGGAGGAGGTACTATGAGCCACAGCAACTTATGCTGTCTCCTGTGGCACCGGTGCAGATCACGCGAGCCGCACAGCAGGTGGTCGATACTGTGGAGCATCTCATAGGGGAGCCGCTGAGGGAGGATGGGCCAATGCTTGGTCTGACCTTCGACCCACCTCCTCCTGGTGCATTTGGAGCGCCTATTG TTCAAGAGCAGCCGAAGCAGACTTTTCGATCACGTGAGACCAACATGTTTTCTGGGCATGATCCCAAGCTCATGAAG GCATCAACGTTCTTACCTAACATAGACCCTTCTGTTCCAAGTATAGTTACTGGGAAGCGGAAGTACATGGCTGCAAATTCTTCTCAACTTGGCTCACGAGCAGTACATGAATACCAGTTTCTTCCGGAGCAGCCAAGTGAAATATATGAGAGGACAAGCCAGTCACGCTTCTATGATGTTTCACCGGAAGCTTCAAATTCAAGGATATCTTCTCTGTCTGCAGGATCACGCTTACTCCATGGTTCAGAGCAAGTACCGAGCTATGCCTATCATGGTCAAATTTCTGGTTCTAGCCATTTAAATCAACATGGAAAACCATTCATTTCCCAGTCCGGATCCACAGATTATGAGATGGCTTCATCTAATATTAATGTTAGTTCTGCTCCAATCGAAGGCCAGTTTGGCATTCCTCAAGTTGCTGGATTTGAAAACCCCCCTGCATCCTCTGAAGGAGTGGATTATCACGATGAAGATGCATATCGACTGGATAGAAAGCGGAAA TATACCGAGGAATCAAAGATTGCGAAGGAAGTTGAGACTCATGAAAAACGAATTAGAAAGGAACTCGAGAAACAAGATGTATTGAAGAGAAAG AGAGAAGAACAAATGCGGAAGGAGGTGGAGAGACTTGACcgtgaaagaaagaaagaagaggaGAAGTTTATGCGTGAAAAGCAGAGAGAAGAAGAGAGACTCCAAAAGGAAAAATGCCGTGAAAACAAGCGCATGGAGAAGTTTTTGGTGAAAGAATCCATGAGA GCTGAAAAACTACGACAAAAAGAGGAGCTTCGAAAGGAGAAAGAAGCTGCAAGACAAAAGGTTGCTAATGAAAAGGCTACAGCACGCAGAATTGCACGGGAGTACATGGAACTGATGGAAGATGAGCGCCTAGAACTGATGGAACTGGTTTCACGAAGCAAAGGGTTGCCCTCGATGCTTTCTCTTGATAGTGACACATTGCAGCAACTTGATTCATTTAGAG GAATGCTGACACAGTTTCCTACTGAAGCTGTGATATTGAAGGTGCCATTTTCAGTAAAACCGTGGACAAGTTCTGAGAGTAACATTGGAAACCTTTTGATG GTGTGGAAGTTTTTCTTTACCTTTGCGGATGTTCTCGAGCTTCCATCATTCACACTTGACGAGTTTGTCCAATCTCTTCATGATTAT GATTCAAGGTTGTTGGGGGAATTACATGTTGGTTTGCTAAAATGCATCATAAAAGATATTGAGGATGTTGCCCGAACTTCTTCAGTTGTTTCAGGGGTGAATCAGAGCAGTTCAGTTAATCCTGGAGGTGGACATCCACAAATTGTTGAAGGG GCATATGCTTGGGGGTTCAACATACTCATCTGGCAGCGACACTTGACTTGTCTTACGTGGCCTGAAATATTGCGCCAATTTGGTTTATCTGCTGGTTTTGGGCCTCAGTTGAAGAAAAGGAATGCTGAAGCTGCATACCATGACGATAATGAG GGCCATAACAGTGAGGATGTTATTTCCACTCTGCGAAATGGTTCAGCAGCTGTGAAGTCTGCTGCTTTGATGAAAGAAAGAGGCTACACTAATCGTCGCAAGTCTAGGCACCGTCTGACACCTGGAACGGTAAAATTCGCTGCTTTCCATGTACTATCACTTGAAGGGAGTGAAGGTCTCTCGATACTGGAAGTTGCTGAAAAAATTCAG AATTCTGGACTGAGAGATCTTACAACAAGCAAGACACCCGAGGCATCCATATCTGCTGCATTGTCAAGGGATACCAAGCTTTTTGAAAGAACTGCACCCTGCACATATTGTGTTAAAACTCCTTATAGAAAAGACCCAGCTGATTCTGAGTCTGTGTTCTCAGCAGCACGGGAAAAAATAAGGGTGTTTCAGAATGCAATTTTGGAGTGTGAAGAAGTAGAGAAGGATGTGGATGATGCTGAAAGGGGGGATGATGATTCGGAATGTGATGAGGCCGATGATGATCCTGATGGCGATGAAGTGAATATAGAGGAAAAAGATGTCAATGCTTCATTAGTTAGGTCGAAAGATGATGGCATACCAACTGCGGCTGGTGACATAAATGATGAAGTAAAGAGTGTGGTTAACACATCAATGCCACCAAGCCCTCACAGTAAATCTCCAAGTGATTCATTGCTTGCGCTAGACAAGTCCACTGCAGTGAGTACTTCAAGCGATCCACCTATTGGGGTTTCACAAGACACAGAGATTGACGAAAGTAACCAAGGGGAATCCTGGGTTCAGGGGCTATCTGAAGGCGACTACTCTGATCTTAGTGTCGAGGAACGCCTCAATGCATTGGTTGCATTGATTGGTGTTGCCACTGAAGGAAATTCCATGCGCGCAGTCCTGGAG GAACGTCTTGAGGCAGCAAATGCTTTGAAGAAACAAATGTGGGCAGAGTCACAACTCGATAAAAGGCGTTCAAGGGAAGAATTTGCTGGCAGAATGCAACATTACTCTTGCACCAGTTTGAAGGCTGATGCTGATCAAGAAAATAATATTGGTGAATGTACTCTTAATCCGGTACATAACCTCATCAAAGAGAATGGTGGAGAGGCCAGCTCAGTAAACAATGATTCGCTCGTAGACCAGCAAAGTCAGCTTAATGCTGGTAATATGGTTCATGAGGGAAATGGTGTAAGCAGGGAATCCAATACCAACCCAGAGAGCTTGTCTGTTCAGCAATATGCTTCATCTGAGAAAACACGATCTCAGTTGAAATTATTCATAGGTCACAAGGCAGAACAGCTTTATGTCTACAGATCATTACCCCTAGGACAAGATCGGAGACGGAATCGGTATTGGCAGTTTTCTACTTCTCTATCACCCAATGACCCTGGGTCTGGAAGGATATTTTTTGAATCTGTAGATGGATACTGGAGGCTCATCGACTCGGCTGAG GCATTTGATGCTTTAGTAGCCTCCCTTGATACTCGTGGCATCCGGGAGTCACATCTGCATTCAATGTTGCAAAGCATTGAGGCAACTTTTAAGGATGCTATAGAGAGGAAAAAGTGTGCTACTATAGAACAGCCAGCTGGAAGGATTTTGAGAAATGGAAGTAGTGAACTCATAAGCCCAAATCATAGTAATGAATTTGGAAGTCCATGCAGCACCCTTTCAGGTGTGGTGTCTGATCCTGCGATGGCATGCTCGGGTTCTTTCAAGATAGAGCTTGGGCGTAATGATCTGGAGAAGGTTGCTATTTCAAAAAGGGCATGCATGTTTCTGAAGTGGATGTGGAGGGAGTGCAACAATCATCAATCTATGCGTGCCATGAAATATGGAAAGAAACGGTGCTCCGAGTTGATACATTGTTGTGATTATTGTTACCAGATTTATTTAACTGAAGAAAAGCATTGTTCTTCTTGCCACAAGACGCTCAAATCCATTCACAAtttctctgaacacacatcacagTGTGAGGAAAAACGGAGAACAGATGCTAATTGGAAGATACAAATTTCAGATGATTCTGTTCCCATAAGACTGAGATTGCTGAAGCTTCTTTTAGCTACCTTTGAG GCCTCAGTTCCAGCAGAAGCTCTACAACTATTTTGGACGGATGGATATCGAAAATCATGGGGTGTAAAGTTGCTTTCTACATCATCTATCGAGGAAGTCTTCCAG ATGCTAACTGTGCTGGAAGGTGCACTAAGAAGGGATTACTTGTCATCTAATTTCGAGACAACAGCTGAGTTGCTTAAATCAAATATTCCAGATTTTGCTGATCAGAATTTTATTGCACGTTCTGAATCTGTGGATGTACTTCCATGGGTACCCGATACTGCTGCTGCTGTAACATTACGGTTGTTGGACCTTGATTCTGCCCTCTCATACACGCTTGAACAAAAGGCAGGATTAAATAAAGAGCGTGAAGCTGGGGATTTTATT AAGTTTCCATCAAGATATACCGCTGTTAAGAACAAACAAGAAGTGGAACTGGTTGGAGCTACTGGTTTTGATCACCATGATGGAGCACGGCTGACTTCCAGCAATGGCCGTGGACGAGGAGGTCGAGGGCGTGGCAGGGGAGGAGGCCGAGGGCGTGGCAGGGGAGGTAGATCCCTCAGTCGTGGTGGCAAACTCCCAAGAGATTCTAGCAACTCTCCCAAGGTTGAGTTCAGGGATGACAACGACAAAGCCCCATATAAGCAAGTTGGTCGAGGGAGAGGGCGTGGGCGTGGCCGTGGTCGTGGACGTGGACGGGGACGAGGACCTCGTACTGTTAGGCCTAGGCAGCCAGCTGAGCTTGGAGCCCGATCAGTTCCAAAGGCAAACTTATTGGGGTCCTTTGGCATGCTAAGTACTTCAAAGCCTACCACCGTGCATTCTCCACAGAGCTCCGGTGCAGAAGAGTGGGGCTTGGAGAGACGGGCAAATGCGGAGGTTGATGAGAACAATTCTGTATCTCAATCTGATGAATCGGAAGGGAATGAAGAATATGATCAGCCCATGCATGAGGACTCTGACGAGCAGCTTCCAGATTATTCAAGGGACAATTCTGCATCCAGTCCCCTTCAGATGATGGATGACGAGTCTGAAGATAATGGTGAAGACGATGAAGATAATGGTGAAGACGACGAAGAGGGTGAGGACGGGGTTGACTATGATGCGGAACACCCTGTTGACGAAGGTAATGATGACACTGAGATGAGTGGGGATGAGGAACTGGACGatgacgacgaggatgatgatgatggtggtggtcaGGGTGGAGTCGGCAACATAAATGACGATGAAGATGGCTCATCCTATTCTTCTGAGTATAGTGAATAA